A genomic window from Diospyros lotus cultivar Yz01 chromosome 2, ASM1463336v1, whole genome shotgun sequence includes:
- the LOC127795300 gene encoding protein trichome birefringence-like 14 gives MKAGCSELRFKKNSVILMTLVCTTILIWAWDRNPLLASFFLPQGRPLRLPPGVFPSGETVKGAPTVNSGGPKQDMSAIAKKEAVNEVEGHYFDAARKNPAEVSPGIFNTEMNARTTPFVYKGDVLGKEMASGQEEEHVDIATRLSPKNSFHVGEGEIPMTIKNDAEFEQDPEGKNSSKEAEQGLIESRNSVDRDSSMKEVRNDNLTTSAVKEDCNYAKGKWVLDDRLPLYSGFGCKQWLSGMWACRLTQRMDFRYEKLRWLPKNCINEEFTISTFFERMKDKTLAFVGDSLGRQQFQSLMCMVTGGQEMPDVLNVGWEYGLVKAPGAKRPDGWAYRFPSTNTTILYYWSASLCDLEPLNITNPKTDYAMHLDRPPAFLQRFLRRFDVLVLNTGHHWNRGKFNANRWVMHIGGVPNTDTKIENIVVAKNFTIHSVVNWVNSQLPRYPGLKAFFRSISPRHFSNGDWNTGGTCDNVNPSKGKAVLQDDSGDPLVADAVKGTNVKFLDITALSQLRDDGHISKYGIRATTPTMQDCLHWCLPGVPDTWNEILVAQI, from the exons ATGAAAGCTGGTTGTTCTGAATTGAGGTTTAAGAAAAATTCTGTCATTCTCATGACTCTTGTATGTACAACAATTCTTATTTGGGCATGGGACAGGAATCCACTCCTAGCCTCCTTTTTTCTACCTCAGGGTCGCCCTTTACGGCTGCCCCCAG GTGTATTTCCATCTGGAGAAACTGTTAAGGGTGCTCCAACTGTTAACTCCGGAGGTCCAAAGCAAGATATGTCTGCAATTGCCAAAAAGGAGGCAGTTAATGAGGTTGAGGGACATTATTTTGATGCAGCTAGAAAGAATCCTGCAGAAGTCTCTCCTGGAATTTTCAATACTGAAATGAATGCAAGAACAACTCCTTTTGTATATAAAGGAGATGTATTAGGTAAAGAGATGGCAAGTGGGCAAGAGGAAGAACATGTTGATATTGCAACTAGATTGAGTCCTAAAAATAGCTTTCATGTTGGCGAGGGAG AAATTCCTATGACTATAAAAAATGATGCAGAGTTTGAACAAGATCCTGAAGGGAAAAATAGTTCAAAAGAAGCAGAACAGGGTCTAATAGAGTCAAGGAATTCTGTGGACAGAGACTCATCAATGAAGGAAGTACGCAATGATAATTTGACTACCAGTGCTGTAAAGGAAG ACTGTAActatgccaaaggaaaatgggtTTTGGATGACAGACTGCCTTTATATTCTGGGTTTGGTTGCAAGCAGTGGCTGTCAGGAATGTGGGCTTGTCGCCTGACACAACGAATGGATTTTAGATATGAGAAGTTGCGATGGTTGCCAAAAAACTGTATAAATGAAGAATTTACGATATCTACCTTTTTTGAAAG GATGAAGGACAAAACCCTTGCTTTTGTTGGGGATTCATTGGGCCGACAGCAATTTCAGTCACTAATGTGTATGGTCACTGGTGGTCAAGAGATGCCTGATGTTCTCAATGTGGGATGGGAATATGGTCTTGTCAAGGCCCCTGGTGCTAAACGGCCTGATGGTTGGGCTTATCGGTTCCCAAGCACCAATACCACAATCCTTTATTACTGGTCAGCCAGCCTATGTGACTTGGAGCCACTAAATATCACGAACCCAAAAACAGACTATGCCATGCACCTTGATCGACCGCCGGCATTTTTGCAGCGTTTTCTACGTAGATTTGATGTCCTGGTCCTTAATACAGGACATCATTGGAACAGAGGGAAGTTCAACGCAAACCGGTGGGTCATGCACATAGGTGGAGTGCCCAATACTGATACAAAGATTGAAAATATTGTAGTTGCCAAAAATTTCACGATTCACAGTGTTGTCAATTGGGTGAACTCACAGCTTCCAAGATATCCTGGTTTAAAAGCATTCTTTCGGTCTATCTCACCAAGGCATTTTTCCAATGGGGATTGGAACACTGGTGGCACTTGTGACAACGTGAACCCTTCCAAAGGGAAAGCAGTTTTACAGGACGATTCTGGTGATCCTCTTGTTGCTGATGCAGTGAAAGGAACAAATGTTAAGTTTTTGGATATAACAGCTCTGTCACAGCTGAGAGATGACGGCCATATATCCAAGTACGGCATTAGGGCCACCACACCGACCATGCAAGACTGCTTGCATTGGTGCCTACCCGGTGTCCCTGATACATGGAACGAAATCCTTGTGGCACAAATTTAG
- the LOC127795362 gene encoding protein DEEPER ROOTING 1-like isoform X3, whose translation MKIFSWMQSRLNGKQHTRRPNSVFTSNHMLQETRKEEFSDWPQGLLAIGTFGNNTLKEDSERCNLQECRSCLQDQLQDISPEEVGELQKEFTLLLHKHVCAEPSLAEGLGTQNVQLDDLKFLSSLEDDTTNGDTAGCDSAFKSGKLQCSASVFFSRGKDIQADHTRKVIGKKSLSFLLKKMFLCRRGVAPTPRLRDPIPDKAMVEKILMAILHKKIYPQNSNPKAAAKKYLETTQMHDSDSEDEIPNVANDGSKWVKTDSEFIVLEI comes from the exons ATGAAG ATTTTCAGCTGGATGCAGAGCAGGCTTAATGGGAAACAACACACCAGAAGGCCAAACTCAGTATTCACTAGTA ATCACATGCTGCAAGAAACTCGGAAAGAAGAGTTCAGTGACTGGCCTCAAGGTCTGCTTGCAATTGGCACATTTGGAAATAATACCCTGAAAGAAGATTCGGAAAGATGCAATCTCCAGGAGTGCCGGAGTTGCTTACAGGATCAGCTGCAAGACATCTCTCCGGAGGAAGTTGGAGAACTTCAGAAAGAGTTCACATTGTTATTGCATAAGCACGTTTGTGCTGAACCGAGTTTAGCAGAAGGATTAGGAACTCAAAATGTTCAGTTGGACGATTTGAAGTTCCTATCAAGTCTGGAAGATGATACAACTAATGGAGATACAGCTGGCTGTGATTCAGCCTTTAAAAGTGGTAAGCTCCAGTGCAGTGCCAGTGTATTTTTCAGTAGAGGGAAAGATATTCAAGCGGATCACACTAGGAAAGTCATTGGAAAAAAATCGTTGTCTTTTCTTCTTAAGAAGATGTTTCTCTGCCGAAGAGGGGTTGCTCCCACTCCCAGGTTAAGGGATCCTATTCCAGACAAGGCCATGGTAGAGAAG ATTTTGATGGCTATACTGCACAAGAAAATATACCCGCAGAATTCTAACCCAAAGGCTGCAGCAAAGAAATACTTGGAGACCACTCAAATGCACGATTCTGACAGTGAAGACGAGATTCCTAATGTAGCAAATGATGGCAGTAAATGGGTCAAAACAGATTCTGAAT TTATTGTTCTAGAGatataa
- the LOC127795362 gene encoding protein DEEPER ROOTING 1-like isoform X1, which yields MKIFSWMQSRLNGKQHTRRPNSVFTSNHMLQETRKEEFSDWPQGLLAIGTFGNNTLKEDSERCNLQECRSCLQDQLQDISPEEVGELQKEFTLLLHKHVCAEPSLAEGLGTQNVQLDDLKFLSSLEDDTTNGDTAGCDSAFKSGKLQCSASVFFSRGKDIQADHTRKVIGKKSLSFLLKKMFLCRRGVAPTPRLRDPIPDKAMVEKILMAILHKKIYPQNSNPKAAAKKYLETTQMHDSDSEDEIPNVANDGSKWVKTDSECKPLFMLILLNHASLIYNKCKNHETLSLDTSDCSVGI from the exons ATGAAG ATTTTCAGCTGGATGCAGAGCAGGCTTAATGGGAAACAACACACCAGAAGGCCAAACTCAGTATTCACTAGTA ATCACATGCTGCAAGAAACTCGGAAAGAAGAGTTCAGTGACTGGCCTCAAGGTCTGCTTGCAATTGGCACATTTGGAAATAATACCCTGAAAGAAGATTCGGAAAGATGCAATCTCCAGGAGTGCCGGAGTTGCTTACAGGATCAGCTGCAAGACATCTCTCCGGAGGAAGTTGGAGAACTTCAGAAAGAGTTCACATTGTTATTGCATAAGCACGTTTGTGCTGAACCGAGTTTAGCAGAAGGATTAGGAACTCAAAATGTTCAGTTGGACGATTTGAAGTTCCTATCAAGTCTGGAAGATGATACAACTAATGGAGATACAGCTGGCTGTGATTCAGCCTTTAAAAGTGGTAAGCTCCAGTGCAGTGCCAGTGTATTTTTCAGTAGAGGGAAAGATATTCAAGCGGATCACACTAGGAAAGTCATTGGAAAAAAATCGTTGTCTTTTCTTCTTAAGAAGATGTTTCTCTGCCGAAGAGGGGTTGCTCCCACTCCCAGGTTAAGGGATCCTATTCCAGACAAGGCCATGGTAGAGAAG ATTTTGATGGCTATACTGCACAAGAAAATATACCCGCAGAATTCTAACCCAAAGGCTGCAGCAAAGAAATACTTGGAGACCACTCAAATGCACGATTCTGACAGTGAAGACGAGATTCCTAATGTAGCAAATGATGGCAGTAAATGGGTCAAAACAGATTCTGAATGTAAGCCCCTTTTCATGTTAATATTGCTTAATCATGCATCTCTAATATATAACAAATGCAAGAATCATGAAACCCTTAGCTTAGATACCTCTGACTGTTCGGTTGGGATCTGA
- the LOC127795362 gene encoding protein DEEPER ROOTING 1-like isoform X2, translating into MKIFSWMQSRLNGKQHTRRPNSVFTSNHMLQETRKEEFSDWPQGLLAIGTFGNNTLKEDSERCNLQECRSCLQDQLQDISPEEVGELQKEFTLLLHKHVCAEPSLAEGLGTQNVQLDDLKFLSSLEDDTTNGDTAGCDSAFKSGKLQCSASVFFSRGKDIQADHTRKVIGKKSLSFLLKKMFLCRRGVAPTPRLRDPIPDKAMVEKILMAILHKKIYPQNSNPKAAAKKYLETTQMHDSDSEDEIPNVANDGSKWVKTDSEWMSMVHRLL; encoded by the exons ATGAAG ATTTTCAGCTGGATGCAGAGCAGGCTTAATGGGAAACAACACACCAGAAGGCCAAACTCAGTATTCACTAGTA ATCACATGCTGCAAGAAACTCGGAAAGAAGAGTTCAGTGACTGGCCTCAAGGTCTGCTTGCAATTGGCACATTTGGAAATAATACCCTGAAAGAAGATTCGGAAAGATGCAATCTCCAGGAGTGCCGGAGTTGCTTACAGGATCAGCTGCAAGACATCTCTCCGGAGGAAGTTGGAGAACTTCAGAAAGAGTTCACATTGTTATTGCATAAGCACGTTTGTGCTGAACCGAGTTTAGCAGAAGGATTAGGAACTCAAAATGTTCAGTTGGACGATTTGAAGTTCCTATCAAGTCTGGAAGATGATACAACTAATGGAGATACAGCTGGCTGTGATTCAGCCTTTAAAAGTGGTAAGCTCCAGTGCAGTGCCAGTGTATTTTTCAGTAGAGGGAAAGATATTCAAGCGGATCACACTAGGAAAGTCATTGGAAAAAAATCGTTGTCTTTTCTTCTTAAGAAGATGTTTCTCTGCCGAAGAGGGGTTGCTCCCACTCCCAGGTTAAGGGATCCTATTCCAGACAAGGCCATGGTAGAGAAG ATTTTGATGGCTATACTGCACAAGAAAATATACCCGCAGAATTCTAACCCAAAGGCTGCAGCAAAGAAATACTTGGAGACCACTCAAATGCACGATTCTGACAGTGAAGACGAGATTCCTAATGTAGCAAATGATGGCAGTAAATGGGTCAAAACAGATTCTGAAT GGATGTCTATGGTTCATCGCCTGCTCTGA
- the LOC127795572 gene encoding pollen receptor-like kinase 3, giving the protein MAAVRFLLLPLLLFFSLPLSLSATDAETLIRFRNSLSNSQALDSWTPNTSPCDTKQRWAGVVCNKQGDITGLNLGHMDLSGKIDVNALLQLPALRTISFVRNSFSGPIPQFNRLGSLKALYLSFNGFSGEIPSDFFSKMGSLKKLWLSGNKFSGKLPESLGKMPNLKHLHLEENEFSGPIPPLEQQSLTSIDLSNNKLEGEVPSALAARFGKRPFQGNQGLCGKALGKECSQSLLSAARDTPEPKEKSMVSLWVVIAIVAATAVVVVMFIVARKEEDESVDEKYKKPGKENLDEGFQKRPSPSTNMRSIGISSSMRGGSSRRSSMKCRDTSDLVVVNEERGIFGFADLMKASAEVLGNGELGSSYKAVMGNGVAVVVKRMKETNKIGKDTFDAEMRRLGKLRNPNILTPLAYHFRKEEKLVVTEYAPKGSLFFVLHGDRGISHAELNWPTRLKIIKGIARGLGFLHAEFPSIDVPHGNLKSCNILLDSTYEPLLSDYAFYPLINNSGAVRSMFAFKSPEAVLNQLVSPKSDVYCFGIVVLEIITGKFPSQYGSGGTDVVQWARSAVAEKRERELIDPEIVGTNSVAEMEKLLRLGASCTESNVNQRIDMAEAIRRVEEVQA; this is encoded by the exons ATGGCCGCTGTTCGCTTCCTCCTCCTCCCTCTCCTCCTTTTCTTCTCCCTGCCCCTCTCTCTGTCTGCGACTGACGCAGAAACCCTAATCAGGTTCAGAAactccctctcaaattctcagGCTCTCGATTCATGGACCCCAAACACTTCTCCCTGCGACACCAAACAGCGATGGGCAGGCGTTGTTTGTAACAAACAGGGAGATATCACTGGTCTCAATCTCGGCCATATGGATCTCTCCGGCAAGATTGACGTAAACGCTTTGCTTCAGCTCCCCGCTCTTCGAACAATCTCTTTCGTGCGCAACTCTTTCTCGG GCCCGATACCGCAATTCAATCGTCTTGGTTCTCTCAAGGCTCTCTACTTGTCCTTCAATGGCTTTTCCGGGGAAATACCTTCGGATTTCTTCTCAAAAATGGGGTCTTTGAAGAAACTATGGCTTTCCGGGAATAAATTTTCAGGGAAACTGCCAGAATCTTTGGGAAAGATGCCGAATCTGAAGCATCTGCACCTGGAGGAAAATGAATTCTCTGGGCCCATTCCTCCATTGGAACAACAATCTTTAACTTCAATCGACCTGTCAAACAACAAGCTCGAGGGTGAAGTGCCATCGGCTCTAGCCGCAAGATTTGGCAAGCGTCCATTCCAG GGAAATCAAGGTCTGTGCGGAAAGGCATTGGGCAAGGAATGCAGCCAGTCGCTGCTGTCGGCGGCTCGTGACACCCCGGAACCGAAGGAGAAATCTATGGTATCTTTGTGGGTGGTAATAGCCATAGTTGCTGCAACGGCGGTAGTGGTTGTAATGTTTATAGTGGCTCGGAAAGAGGAAGACGAGAGCGTGGACGAGAAGTATAAAAAGCCGGGGAAAGAGAACCTGGATGAGGGATTTCAAAAGCGGCCATCACCAAGCACAAACATGCGGAGCATCGGCATCAGTTCTAGCATGAGAGGCGGCTCCAGCAGGCGGAGCTCGATGAAATGCAGGGACACCAGCGACCTGGTGGTGGTGAACGAGGAGAGGGGGATATTTGGGTTTGCGGACTTGATGAAGGCGTCGGCGGAGGTGCTGGGGAACGGGGAGCTAGGGTCGTCGTACAAGGCAGTGATGGGGAACGGAGTGGCGGTGGTGGTGAAGAGGATGAAGGAGACGAACAAGATAGGTAAGGATACGTTTGACGCCGAGATGCGGCGGCTAGGGAAGCTCCGGAACCCGAATATCTTGACTCCGCTGGCTTACCATTTCCGGAAAGAAGAGAAGCTGGTGGTTACTGAGTACGCTCCTAAAGGCAGCTTGTTCTTCGTCTTGCATG GCGACCGCGGGATCTCACACGCGGAGCTGAATTGGCCAACTCGCCTGAAAATCATCAAGGGCATTGCCCGGGGACTGGGCTTCCTCCACGCTGAGTTTCCATCCATCGACGTCCCTCATGGAAACCTCAAGTCCTGCAACATTCTCCTCGACTCAACGTACGAGCCCCTCCTCTCCGACTACGCCTTCTACCCTCTCATCAACAACTCCGGCGCCGTCCGCTCTATGTTCGCTTTCAAGTCGCCGGAAGCCGTTCTCAACCAGCTCGTCTCCCCGAAAAGCGACGTCTACTGCTTTGGCATCGTCGTTCTCGAAATCATCACCGGGAAATTCCCGTCGCAGTACGGCAGTGGTGGCACCGACGTGGTGCAGTGGGCGCGGTCGGCGGTGGCGgagaagagggagagggagcTGATCGATCCGGAGATAGTGGGGACTAATTCGGTGGCAGAGATGGAGAAGCTCCTGCGGCTTGGAGCTTCTTGCACTGAGAGTAATGTGAACCAGAGGATTGACATGGCGGAAGCCATTAGGAGGGTGGAAGAGGTGCAAGCTTGA